In Leishmania mexicana MHOM/GT/2001/U1103 complete genome, chromosome 24, a genomic segment contains:
- a CDS encoding hypothetical predicted transmembrane protein, translating to MIDKASHAFHGRAPGKQSRAIFLIGVAITIIILLAMGNMFTHPISTVEDDIFSSTRTRPQLIVREEWVDADTRLAERPNFIVQSRAQLLGLYRLRVFVVATEAEVPNVTRLLNSLRNCNYSQRIFPIDIAVHVLGNASAMPFVPWLHGRIDFYAHRLHGHAGPSVPEMMTDVWKPQSDFELGMLLTASAQVSPYWFQWVMSALREYILTSTKTSIKLATVNDSETGQGRLLSPLSTTLSGFALGMPIAGAEAKEVVTFASHPSVTSIFTASFWKAIVARTGPDTDVYAAPESWQAFLSTSTRVPGHGEHRFLYPPLHKLGALACEETTECAIRALNPSEVAELVNVQAFVDQVSQSRGQGS from the coding sequence ATGATCGATAAGGCGAGCCACGCCTTTCACGGCCGGGCGCCAGGCAAGCAGAGCCGCGCTATTTTTCTGATCGGCGTCGCTATCACGATCATTATCCTCCTCGCTATGGGCAACATGTTCACGCACCCTATCTCCACCGTAGAGGATGATATATTCagcagcacccgcacgcgTCCTCAGTTGATAGTGCGCGAGGAGTGGGTCGATGCAGACACCCGACTCGCCGAGCGTCCAAACTTCATTGTGCAGAGCCGGGCCCAGCTCCTGGGACTTTATCGCCTCCGCGTGTTTGTTGTCgccacggaggcggaggtacCCAATGTAACCCGCCTGCTCAACTCCTTGAGAAACTGTAATTATTCTCAGCGTATTTTTCCTATAGACATCGCCGTCCACGTGCTGGGCAACGCTTCCGCTATGCCGTTTGTGCCCTGGCTTCACGGCCGCATCGACTTCTacgcgcaccgcctgcacggCCATGCCGGCCCGTCTGTGCCGGAGATGATGACGGATGTGTGGAAACCGCAGTCGGATTTCGAGCTTGGGATGCTGCTCACAGCCTCGGCGCAAGTGTCTCCGTACTGGTTCCAGTGGGTGATGAGCGCGCTGCGTGAGTACATCCTGACCTCGACAAAGACCTCCATTAAACTTGCCACTGTCAATGACTCCGAGACTGGGCAGGGCCGGCTGCTCAGCCCGCTTTCGACGACACTGAGCGGTTTTGCGCTGGGCATGCCCATCGCCGGGGCAGAGGCCAAGGAAGTGGTTACCTTCGCCTCTCACCCAAGCGTCACGTCCATCTTCACAGCTTCCTTTTGGAAAGCTATCGTGGCGCGGACAGGACCTGACACCGACGTCTACGCTGCGCCAGAAAGCTGGCAAGCCTTCCTCAGCACCTCCACGAGGGTGCCCGGCCACGGCGAACACCGGTTCCTGTACCCTCCACTCCACAAGCTCGGGGCGCTGGCATGCGAGGAGACCACAGAGTGCGCTATACGTGCGCTGAATCCGTCAGAGGTGGCAGAGCTGGTGAACGTCCAGGCGTTCGTGGACCAAGTATCTCAGTCGCGTGGGCAGGGATCCTAA